A single window of Lathamus discolor isolate bLatDis1 chromosome 20, bLatDis1.hap1, whole genome shotgun sequence DNA harbors:
- the LOC136024256 gene encoding kinesin-like protein KIF18B encodes MKGEHGPTPLVLQLSQEPRTSQAEASRMTARSKAIAASTAKGDNKELPVASGLSGIRKLCSVLKAANLLTPDLVLVLEELAQLVPQDTGGSPEQAGPLSRSAELSEAPPAKRTKWSCDDEASVTVCGAPVLSPTPQCLQQPAPFSGRVLMASSPIESRKSGLGGASPSGPRRSVKRQLKRQQGCGKAAEIPSPESPGTSWLEAGAPASPGSPVPLGYTPKSCPAPVPQSRVPPAVSAAQNLCSPPAHELNVTFEVCPDSRSPSAIGPLPVRHSECLDREKSQCQQAKQEGPFMPRAPIPALAMKSSSIPKAPALKRRRVERASLGEQHPEGQQEETQGTVPNPLRPPPANEALALTAPGSLPVSLTQLPDFFLPLRPPCSPTALPLSVSSPHSHPQVPALSPFPVPHSLSSFPVPLSLSPIPSPALDVFCSR; translated from the exons atgaagggcgagcatggTCCCACCCCGTTGGTGCTGCAG ctgtcccaggagcctcgcaccagccaggccgaggccagcaggatgacggcacggagcaaagccatcgctgccagcACCGCTAAGGGTGAcaacaaggagct GCCTGTGGCCTCTGGCCTGAGTGGCATCCGGAAGCTCTGTTCCGTCCTGAAGGCTGCCAACCTCCTCACCCCTGACTTGGTCCTCGTGCTTGAGGAACTGGCCCAGCTGGTCCCTCAGGACACTGGTGGGAGCCCTGAGCAAGCCGGGCCTCTGAGCAGGTCTGCAGAGCTCAGCGAGGCCCCCCCAGCCAAGAGGACAAAGTGGAGCTGTGATG aTGAGGCATCTGTCACCGTGTGCGGTGCCCCGGTGCTGAGTCCCACCccgcagtgcctgcagcagcctgctccGTTCTCCGGCCGTGTGCTCATGGCTTCCAGCCCGATTGAGAGCAGGAAGTCTGGGCTGGGCGGTGCCTCCCCATCAGGACCTCGCCGCAGCGTCAAGAGGCAATTGAAACggcagcagggatgtgggaaGGCAGCGGAGATTCCCAGTCCGGAGAGCCCTGGCACTTCCTGGCTTGAAGCAGGAGCTCCAGCATCCCCTGGCTCCCCGGTGCCACTGGGTTACACCCCCAAATCCTGCCCAGCACCAGTCCCCCAAAGCCGTGTGCCCCCGGCAGTGTCAGCTGCCCAGAACCTGTGCTCCCCGCCTGCCCATGAGCTCAATGTGACCTTTGAGGTCTGCCCGGACAGCAGATCCCCCAGCGCCATCGGGCCCCTTCCCGTCCGCCACTCAGAGTGCTTGGACAGGGAGAAGAGTCAGTGCCAGCAAGCAAAGCAGGAGGGCCCCTTCATGCCTAG AGCCCCCATCCCAGCGCTGGCCATGAAGAGCTCCTCCATCCCCAAAGCACCTGCGCTGAAGCGGAGGCGAGTGGAGAG AGCCTCGCTGGGGGAACAGCACCcggaagggcagcaggaggagaccCAAGGAACTGTCCCCAACCCCTTGCGCCCGCCCCCAGCCAATGAAGCTCTTGCGCTGACGGCTCCCGGATCCCTCCCCGTGTCCCTAACCCAGTTAccagatttcttccttcctctgcgtCCTCCTTGCAGCCCCACAGCGCTCCCCTTAAGTGTTTCTTCTCCTCACAGTCACCCCCAagtccctgccctgtccccattccctgtcccccattCCTTGTCctcattccctgtccccctttccctgtcccccattcccagcccagccctggatgtgttttgcagcagatGA
- the LOC136024255 gene encoding acrosin-like codes for MADYYGTSRIVGGVDAQQGAWPWIVSIQFPRGTGSSHICGGSLITPQWVLTAAHCFVGQNFTTDWFVMVGITDLAWANAETQKRRIRQVVVHEYYTGISGGFDIALVELDQPVQCGYHVQLACVPDATLRLSQLSECFISGWGAREARTGASSPSALQEAKVRLIDVKLCNSTNWYRGAIKRHNLCAGYPQGGIDTCQGLALHPPLSQLRKRIRLLGRHPCAQTGDSGGPLMCRDKRANFFWVVGLTSWGRGCARANHPGVYTSTQHFHEWILYQLGMFRSAGASATPPTWSHQHVSHTPTQETMPAPTASSISGFCSFPVRVLVEFATRVRELLQGLGGKKT; via the exons atggctgattacTATGGGACATCACGCATCGTCGGAGGCGTGGATGCGCAGCAGGGCGCCTGGCCATGGATcgtcagcatccagttccccaggGGCACCGGCtcctcgcacatctgcggggggtccctcatcacCCCCCAGTGGGTCCTCACGgctgctcactgcttcgtcgggcaaaa cttcaccacggattggttcgtGATGGTCGGAATCACGGAcctggcttgggccaatgccgagacccagaagcgtcggatacggcaggtcgtggtccatgaatattacaCCGGCATCTCCGGCGGCTTCGACATCGCCTTGGTGGAGCTGGACCAGCCGGTGCAGTGCGGGTACCACGTGCAGCTGGCCTGCGTGCCCGATGCGACGCTCAGGCTATCCCAGCTCTCCGAGTGCTTCATCAGCGGATGGGGCGCGAGGGAGGCCAGAA CGGGGGCATCGTCCccatcagccctgcaggaggccaagGTCCGCCTCATTGATGTcaagctctgcaacagcaccaaTTGGTACCGAGGGGCCATCAAGAGACACAACCTCTGTGCTGGGTACCCGCAGGGAGGCATCGACACCTGCCAG GGCCTTGCTCTGCATCCCCCCTTATCCCAGCTGCGGAAGCGCATCCGCCTCCTGGGCCGTCATCCCTGCGCACAGACC GGTGACAGCGGCGGTCCCCTCATGTGCCGGGACAAGCGCGCCAACTTCTTCTGGGTTGTGGGGCTGACGAGCTGGGGCCGCGGCTGCGCCAGGGCCAACCATCCGGGGGTCTACACCTCAACGCAGCACTTCCATGAGTGGATCCTCTACCAGCTGGGGATGTTCCGCTCCGCGGGAGCCTCCGCCACGCCCCCGACATGGAGCCACCAGCACGTCTCCCACACTCCCACCCAGGAGACGATGCCGGCGCCCACGGCCTCCAGCATCAGTGGCTTCTGCTCGTTCCCGGTTCGGGTGCTGGTGGAATTCGCCACTCGGGTGCGGGAGTTGCTGCAGGGTCTAGGGGGGAAGAAGACTTGA
- the LOC136024262 gene encoding kinesin-like protein KIF18B — MGPAPPELVSRRPVASGLSGIRKLCSVLKAANLLTPDLVLVLEELAQLVPQDTGGSPEQAGPLSRSAELSEAPPAKRTKWSCDDEASVTVCGAPVLSPTPQCLQQPAPFSGRVLMASSPIESRKSGLGGASPSGPRRSVKRQLKRQQGCGKAAEIPSPESPGTSWLEAGAPASPGSPVPLGYTPKSCPAPVPQSRVPPAVSAAQNLCSPPAHELNVTFEVCPDSRCPSAIGPLPVRHSECLDREKRQCQQAKQEGPFMPRAPIPALAMKSSSIPKAPALKRRRVERASLGEQHPEGQQEETQGTVPNPLRPPPANEALALTAPGSLPVSLTQLPDFFLPLHPP, encoded by the exons ATGGGCCCTGCCCCACCTGAGCTGGTGTCTCggag GCCTGTGGCCTCTGGCCTGAGTGGCATCCGGAAGCTCTGTTCCGTCCTGAAGGCTGCCAACCTCCTCACCCCTGACTTGGTCCTCGTGCTTGAGGAACTGGCCCAGCTGGTCCCTCAGGACACTGGTGGGAGCCCTGAGCAAGCCGGGCCTCTGAGCAGGTCTGCAGAGCTCAGCGAGGCCCCCCCAGCCAAGAGGACAAAGTGGAGCTGTGATG aTGAGGCATCTGTCACCGTGTGCGGTGCCCCGGTGCTGAGTCCCACCccgcagtgcctgcagcagcctgctccGTTCTCCGGCCGTGTGCTCATGGCTTCCAGCCCGATTGAGAGCAGGAAGTCTGGGCTGGGCGGTGCCTCCCCATCAGGACCTCGCCGCAGCGTCAAGAGGCAATTGAAACggcagcagggatgtgggaaGGCAGCGGAGATTCCCAGTCCGGAGAGCCCTGGCACTTCCTGGCTTGAAGCAGGAGCTCCAGCATCCCCTGGCTCCCCGGTGCCACTGGGTTACACCCCCAAATCCTGCCCAGCACCAGTCCCCCAAAGCCGTGTGCCCCCGGCAGTGTCAGCTGCCCAGAACCTGTGCTCCCCGCCTGCCCATGAGCTCAATGTGACCTTTGAGGTCTGCCCGGACAGCAGATGCCCCAGCGCCATCGGGCCCCTTCCCGTCCGCCACTCAGAGTGCTTGGACAGGGAGAAGAGGCAGTGCCAGCAAGCAAAGCAGGAGGGCCCCTTCATGCCTAG AGCCCCCATCCCAGCGCTGGCCATGAAGAGCTCCTCCATCCCCAAAGCGCCTGCGCTGAAGCGGAGGCGAGTGGAGAG AGCCTCGCTGGGGGAACAGCACCcggaagggcagcaggaggagaccCAAGGAACTGTCCCCAACCCCTTGCGCCCGCCCCCAGCCAATGAAGCTCTTGCGCTGACGGCTCCCGGATCCCTCCCCGTGTCCCTAACCCAGTTAccagatttcttccttcctctgcatcCTCCTTGA
- the LOC136024257 gene encoding acrosin-like, translated as MALLRAVILLASAWLVRGSWDSCGGTCGTRPMADYYGTSRIVGGVDAQQGAWPWIVSIQFPRGTGSSHICGGSLITPQWVLTAAHCFVGQNFTTDWFVMVGITDLAWANAETQKRRIRQVVVHEYYTGISGGFDIALVELDQPVQCGYHVQLACVPDATLRLSQLSECFISGWGAREARTGASSPSALQEAKVRLIDVKLCNSTNWYRGAIKRHNLCAGYPQGGIDTCQGLALHPPLSQLRKRIRLLGRHPCAQTGDSGGPLMCRDKRANFFWVVGLTSWGRGCARANHPGVYTSTQHFHEWILYQLGMFRSAGASATPPTWSHQHVSHTPTQETMPAPTASSISGFCSFPVRVLVEFATRVRVLLQGLGGKKT; from the exons atggctttgctccgtgccgtcatcctgctggcctcggcctggctggtgcgaggctcctgggacagctgtgg aggcacttgcggtacccgtcccatggctgattacTATGGGACATCACGCATCGTCGGAGGCGTGGATGCGCAGCAGGGCGCCTGGCCATGGATcgtcagcatccagttccccaggGGCACCGGCtcctcgcacatctgcggggggtccctcatcacCCCCCAGTGGGTCCTCACGgctgctcactgcttcgtcgggcaaaa cttcaccacggattggttcgtGATGGTCGGAATCACGGAcctggcttgggccaatgccgagacccagaagcgtcggatacggcaggtcgtggtccatgaatattacaCCGGCATCTCCGGCGGCTTCGACATCGCCTTGGTGGAGCTGGACCAGCCGGTGCAGTGCGGGTACCACGTGCAGCTGGCCTGCGTGCCCGATGCGACGCTCAGGCTATCCCAGCTCTCCGAGTGCTTCATCAGCGGATGGGGCGCGAGGGAGGCCAGAA CGGGGGCATCGTCCccatcagccctgcaggaggccaagGTCCGCCTCATTGATGTcaagctctgcaacagcaccaaTTGGTACCGAGGGGCCATCAAGAGACACAACCTCTGTGCTGGGTACCCGCAGGGAGGCATCGACACCTGCCAG GGCCTTGCTCTGCATCCCCCCTTATCCCAGCTGCGGAAGCGCATCCGCCTCCTGGGCCGTCATCCCTGCGCACAGACC GGTGACAGCGGCGGTCCCCTCATGTGCCGGGACAAGCGCGCCAACTTCTTCTGGGTTGTGGGGCTGACGAGCTGGGGCCGCGGCTGCGCCAGGGCCAACCATCCGGGGGTCTACACCTCAACGCAGCACTTCCATGAGTGGATCCTCTACCAGCTGGGGATGTTCCGCTCCGCGGGAGCCTCCGCCACGCCCCCGACATGGAGCCACCAGCACGTCTCCCACACTCCCACCCAGGAGACGATGCCGGCGCCCACGGCCTCCAGCATCAGTGGTTTCTGCTCGTTCCCGGTTCGGGTGCTGGTGGAATTCGCCACTCGGGTGCGGGTGTTGCTGCAGGGTCTAGGGGGGAAGAAGACTTGA